One Halobaculum roseum DNA segment encodes these proteins:
- a CDS encoding glycosyltransferase family 4 protein codes for MNPLIVSKYTDRIHGIPRYASELSRLIGNSTLLRYNAPEGAQPTCQHEVYHERPNTPAPDAIGKFVKHPLQLTRADADIYHAADPREVLPLRMARRRPLVTTLHDLIVYEFSNAFKRRWTALSRFYLQFLDSSDRIIAVSESTKRDAVDRLGISPEKIDVVYHGIDDRFQPLSSERQTLELEDDAVLMVGRPQPRKNHSGVAAALERLDDRGIESHLYIVGADSADVEQLRNSVKYDGNRIHPTGYVDDHRLVEYYNAADVVAVPSYYEGFGFPVLEAMACETPVVTSDRSCLPEIAGDAALFVEPDDPGAIADGIEAVLRDRVVSSELQQAGLERAKSFTWERTAEQTRLSYQRAIDTYAQ; via the coding sequence GTGAACCCTCTCATCGTCTCGAAGTATACAGACAGAATCCACGGCATCCCCAGATACGCGAGCGAACTGTCCAGACTGATCGGGAACTCCACGCTCCTGAGGTACAACGCTCCGGAAGGGGCACAGCCGACCTGCCAGCACGAGGTCTACCACGAACGTCCGAACACACCGGCACCGGATGCGATAGGGAAGTTCGTGAAACACCCGTTACAACTCACCCGCGCGGACGCCGACATCTACCACGCTGCAGACCCACGGGAGGTACTTCCGCTCAGGATGGCGCGACGTCGCCCTCTGGTGACGACACTCCACGACCTCATCGTGTACGAGTTCTCGAACGCGTTCAAGCGGCGGTGGACTGCCCTCTCGCGGTTCTATCTCCAGTTTCTCGACAGCAGTGATCGGATCATCGCCGTGAGTGAGTCGACGAAGCGGGATGCCGTCGACCGACTCGGAATCTCTCCGGAGAAGATCGACGTCGTGTACCACGGAATCGACGACCGATTCCAACCCCTCTCGTCCGAACGACAGACCTTGGAACTGGAAGACGATGCAGTCCTGATGGTTGGGCGTCCGCAACCCCGAAAGAACCACAGCGGTGTCGCGGCAGCGCTTGAGAGACTGGACGATCGCGGCATCGAGTCGCATTTGTATATCGTAGGAGCGGATAGTGCCGATGTCGAACAGTTGCGGAACTCTGTCAAGTACGACGGGAACCGGATCCACCCTACTGGGTACGTCGACGATCATAGGCTCGTCGAGTACTACAACGCGGCCGATGTCGTCGCCGTTCCGTCGTACTACGAGGGGTTCGGGTTCCCCGTACTGGAGGCGATGGCGTGTGAGACTCCGGTCGTGACGAGTGACCGGTCTTGCCTGCCGGAAATCGCTGGCGATGCGGCGTTATTTGTGGAACCTGACGACCCTGGTGCCATCGCGGATGGGATCGAAGCGGTCCTGAGGGACCGAGTCGTGTCGTCGGAATTACAGCAAGCAGGGCTCGAACGGGCGAAGTCGTTCACCTGGGAGCGAACCGCTGAGCAAACCAGACTCAGCTACCAACGAGCGATCGACACGTACGCTCAGTGA
- a CDS encoding alkaline phosphatase family protein → MDAADYELATRWDCDNLLLDEHAELETFTHTKDVPYTPEVWATVATGVSPEDHGISGDAQDWGNPILDAASKVTQYLPRRWRRLLGRPFRSSDGSEDGIQIRTSANETLFETGQVWLWPGIVDAPHLLEAWRWMSEASDDKITHERLRRDLIANTGRELGWLSAMATLEVPIAGVHSHVLDTAGHVYADRPEILFEYYSIVDRMVGDLRERCDRLVLLSDHGIQTQETNDSQVGRHSMRAMVSAQGVEGLPKTVYDVRDWLTPQLFDATGDDGGATGIGTPEEHLRDLGYL, encoded by the coding sequence TTGGACGCAGCAGACTACGAACTCGCGACACGCTGGGACTGTGATAACTTACTCCTCGACGAGCACGCCGAACTTGAAACGTTTACACATACAAAGGATGTCCCGTACACTCCGGAAGTGTGGGCTACTGTCGCGACAGGCGTCAGCCCGGAGGATCACGGTATCTCCGGAGACGCACAGGACTGGGGGAACCCGATATTGGATGCAGCGAGTAAAGTGACACAGTATCTTCCTCGCAGGTGGCGTCGTCTTCTCGGGAGACCGTTCAGGAGTAGCGACGGCAGCGAAGACGGCATCCAAATCAGGACCTCGGCGAACGAAACTCTGTTCGAAACCGGGCAGGTGTGGTTGTGGCCCGGGATCGTCGACGCACCACACCTGTTGGAGGCCTGGCGATGGATGAGCGAAGCTTCCGACGACAAAATAACGCACGAGCGCCTCCGTCGAGATCTGATCGCGAACACGGGCCGGGAACTTGGATGGTTGTCTGCGATGGCGACGTTGGAGGTTCCAATCGCGGGTGTTCACTCTCACGTGCTAGATACGGCGGGACACGTCTACGCGGACCGTCCGGAGATACTGTTTGAGTACTATTCGATAGTCGACAGGATGGTCGGAGACCTGCGAGAGCGTTGCGACCGTCTCGTCCTCCTGTCTGACCACGGCATCCAGACGCAGGAGACGAACGATAGCCAAGTTGGCCGACACTCGATGCGAGCGATGGTCTCCGCTCAGGGGGTAGAGGGGCTACCGAAGACCGTGTACGACGTCCGCGACTGGCTGACTCCCCAACTGTTCGATGCTACGGGAGATGACGGCGGAGCGACCGGGATAGGTACGCCTGAGGAACACCTGAGAGATCTCGGATATCTCTGA
- a CDS encoding alkaline phosphatase family protein, whose amino-acid sequence MKDQPSVVIFGLDGATFDLIDPLIDVGAMPNLSSLLNETASGTLRSTTPPLTGPAWTSFATGVHPGKHGIFDFTKFEGSLTEVSAATSSDISVETFYERIVDAGGTPILVNLPMSYPPQVDSPVLTSLLTQGDETVFPEEYRELEDEFGEFRVSPKGDAEDVGGSLPYVEDLIQVEETRFDWSRRLFQTEDWDLFFHLVSATDWIQHELYDELVSDLGTGDLSPAAERAVEGYEMFDEQIGWFREQLSEDDYFILLSDHGFRYYHSMFYLNGWLKKNGYLSVDEGGDASVAPTKKSQEKQQKQDVSRQIDLSRIAKTVSRYPKIFNTADWLYKRVSGYLPVDADLTYGDIDPANSKSKGWGGIYINDTDRFEDGIVSPEDRPEVAREIAEGLKSVVDPKTGEKVFDEVRLSKKVYDGPEADKAPDVVVTSTTHQVDNVMSDVIFRRQEHNGHAPEGIYSIDGPGVVESGGTADIVDIAPTVLALLDIGVPSNIDGSVLDDLFRESLQVDHVPPTTPERRGEPGESRDDSDVKERLSDLGYLDG is encoded by the coding sequence ATGAAAGATCAGCCATCGGTTGTTATATTCGGGCTCGATGGGGCCACGTTCGACCTTATCGACCCGCTCATCGATGTTGGAGCTATGCCGAATCTGTCGTCGCTCCTCAACGAGACTGCGTCTGGGACACTTCGAAGCACGACACCCCCACTCACCGGTCCTGCCTGGACTTCATTCGCGACCGGTGTCCATCCGGGGAAGCACGGCATTTTCGACTTCACGAAATTCGAGGGATCCCTTACAGAAGTCAGCGCAGCAACATCGAGCGACATCTCCGTTGAGACGTTCTACGAGCGCATTGTCGACGCTGGTGGGACTCCAATTCTGGTTAATCTCCCGATGAGCTATCCCCCACAAGTAGATTCCCCCGTGTTGACTTCACTGCTGACCCAAGGGGACGAGACAGTATTTCCCGAAGAGTATCGCGAACTGGAGGACGAATTCGGCGAGTTTCGAGTCTCCCCCAAAGGCGATGCAGAAGATGTTGGAGGCTCGCTGCCGTACGTCGAGGATCTCATCCAAGTCGAGGAGACCCGCTTTGACTGGTCCCGACGACTGTTCCAAACCGAGGACTGGGACCTGTTCTTCCACTTGGTGAGCGCCACCGACTGGATTCAACACGAATTGTACGATGAGTTAGTGTCTGATCTCGGCACTGGAGACCTCTCTCCTGCGGCCGAACGAGCCGTCGAGGGCTACGAGATGTTCGATGAACAAATTGGCTGGTTCCGGGAACAGCTCTCGGAAGATGATTACTTCATACTACTCTCCGACCACGGATTCCGTTATTATCACTCCATGTTCTACCTGAATGGGTGGCTGAAGAAGAACGGGTATCTATCGGTGGACGAAGGCGGCGACGCCTCTGTCGCGCCAACCAAAAAATCCCAAGAGAAACAACAGAAACAGGATGTCAGTCGACAGATCGATCTGTCCAGAATTGCAAAAACGGTGTCGCGGTATCCAAAGATATTCAACACCGCCGACTGGTTGTACAAGCGAGTCTCCGGGTACCTCCCAGTAGACGCAGATCTTACGTACGGCGACATCGACCCAGCGAACTCGAAGTCGAAGGGCTGGGGAGGGATTTATATCAATGACACAGATCGGTTTGAGGATGGGATTGTTTCCCCGGAAGACCGTCCCGAAGTTGCACGCGAGATTGCCGAAGGGTTAAAGAGTGTCGTCGATCCGAAGACAGGTGAGAAGGTGTTTGACGAGGTCCGGCTGAGCAAAAAAGTATACGACGGGCCGGAAGCGGACAAGGCACCAGACGTGGTCGTGACCTCGACCACCCACCAAGTCGACAACGTCATGTCAGATGTCATCTTCCGCAGGCAGGAGCATAATGGACACGCCCCCGAGGGCATATACTCCATCGACGGTCCCGGTGTTGTAGAGTCTGGCGGGACAGCAGACATCGTGGACATCGCGCCAACGGTGTTGGCACTTCTGGACATCGGGGTTCCATCGAACATAGATGGGTCGGTACTCGATGATCTGTTCCGGGAGTCGCTACAGGTCGATCACGTACCGCCGACAACACCCGAGCGGCGGGGAGAGCCCGGAGAATCGCGTGATGACAGTGATGTCAAAGAGCGCCTGTCAGACCTCGGCTACTTGGATGGGTAG
- a CDS encoding glycosyltransferase, with protein MADEMSTASMRVLWLRPTTGKNISVGRERIAEHLERRGVTVDVRDATGWDAVDAARAAFVGRYDAIVGTARAGLYVGYPLAVLGRLGFVADIADPIDQIRDLPDLLFRTFNWYELSVLRRTSQRAAVYESTRNRLAAHGLSTTPVENGVDFDKFADPEASVVRQTESILTEAGVDVDKPIAMYVGGLSTTYYLFDILGASERCSDWQFVFLGEGPLAEMLRDANNELENVFYLGSFDYDLIPGFLSHASAGLCLVGIEQPLKVLEYGAAGLPTIGMHGGLSDRFSEDQLLFVDPSPESVATSLDDLRTDPSLAKKYGENLREEAKLHSWADIADIYYELLEASLS; from the coding sequence ATGGCCGACGAGATGTCCACTGCGAGTATGAGAGTACTGTGGCTACGGCCTACTACCGGTAAGAACATTAGTGTCGGCCGTGAGCGCATCGCTGAACATTTGGAGCGGAGGGGGGTGACTGTGGATGTCCGGGATGCAACTGGATGGGATGCTGTGGACGCGGCACGCGCGGCCTTCGTTGGTCGATACGATGCGATCGTTGGTACTGCACGCGCTGGACTCTACGTCGGGTACCCGCTCGCCGTTCTGGGTCGATTAGGGTTCGTCGCAGACATCGCGGATCCAATCGACCAGATTAGGGACCTGCCGGACTTACTCTTTCGGACGTTCAACTGGTATGAACTCTCCGTGCTTCGACGGACGTCTCAGCGCGCGGCCGTCTACGAGAGCACACGCAATCGCTTGGCTGCCCACGGGCTCTCTACGACACCCGTCGAAAACGGAGTCGATTTCGACAAGTTCGCTGATCCCGAGGCGAGCGTCGTCCGCCAGACAGAATCGATTCTCACGGAAGCGGGTGTAGACGTCGACAAACCGATCGCGATGTACGTCGGTGGACTATCGACTACGTACTATCTATTTGACATTCTGGGGGCGAGCGAACGCTGTTCCGACTGGCAGTTCGTGTTCCTCGGAGAGGGACCGTTAGCAGAGATGCTTCGAGACGCCAACAACGAACTGGAGAACGTCTTTTATCTCGGTTCGTTCGACTACGACCTTATTCCAGGATTTCTCTCTCACGCGTCGGCAGGGCTCTGCCTTGTTGGGATCGAACAACCGTTGAAAGTACTCGAATACGGTGCAGCCGGGTTGCCCACGATCGGGATGCACGGTGGGTTGTCGGATCGGTTCTCGGAGGACCAACTCCTCTTTGTCGACCCATCACCAGAATCGGTCGCAACCTCACTCGACGACCTCCGAACTGACCCGTCTCTCGCGAAGAAGTACGGTGAAAACCTCCGCGAAGAAGCAAAGCTCCACAGTTGGGCAGATATCGCAGATATCTACTACGAGCTCTTGGAGGCTAGCCTATCGTGA